The following are from one region of the Nicotiana tabacum cultivar K326 chromosome 3, ASM71507v2, whole genome shotgun sequence genome:
- the LOC142178929 gene encoding paired amphipathic helix protein Sin3-like 2: protein MARVKDLFKGHPDLILRFNNFLPKGYEINLTQANEAPPNRSITFEEALRFVAKVKKRFQNNKHDYQSFLDILKRYKEEHTSINNVYDEVATLFIDHSDLLDEFTAA, encoded by the exons ATGGCAAGAGTGAAAGACTTGTTTAAAGGGCATCCTGATTTGATTCTTCGATTCAACAATTTCTTGCCCAAAGGCTATGAAATAAACCTCACTCAAGCAAATGAGGCTCCTCCAAATAGAAGCATTACGTTTGAAGAAGCTCTCCGCTTTGTGGCGAAAGTAAAG AAACGTTTCCAAAATAATAAACATGATTACCAATCCTTCCTAGACATCTTGAAGAGGTACAAAGAGGAGCACACGAGCATAAACAATGTGTACGATGAG GTTGCCACACTTTTCATTGACCATTCAGATTTGCTTGATGAGTTCACGGCGGCTTAA